In one Lycium barbarum isolate Lr01 chromosome 7, ASM1917538v2, whole genome shotgun sequence genomic region, the following are encoded:
- the LOC132604365 gene encoding putative phytosulfokines 6, with product MEQKNIIFLLSLMVLLISYTTSARLMPTTNLQENKKIESNGIVNPISSSQVENFNDLMGIEECKEKDEVCFKRRMTAEAHLDYIYTQNKPKP from the exons atggagcaaaaaaatattatatttctTCTTTCTCTTATGGTTTTACTAATTTCCTACACAACTTCAGCACGTCTTATGCCTACAACTAATCTTCAAG AGAATAAGAAGATTGAATCTAATGGTATAGTCAATCCAATTTCCTCATCACAAGTAGAAAACTTCAATGAT CTCATGGGAATAGAAGAATGTAAAGAAAAAGATGAAGTTTGTTTCAAGAGAAGAATGACTGCAGAGGCTCATTTGGATTATATTTATACTCAAAACAAGCCAAAGCCTTGA